One genomic segment of Aquipluma nitroreducens includes these proteins:
- a CDS encoding helix-turn-helix domain-containing protein — MFIDKNLFEAWMERIMDRFDMMESRINQKEKPRHKLNGELLMDNQDLCFMLKVSKRTLQRYRSSGKLPFKRIEQKTYYLESDVHLFIRNHFEGDVTKSKK; from the coding sequence ATGTTTATAGATAAAAACCTTTTTGAAGCGTGGATGGAACGAATTATGGATCGGTTTGATATGATGGAAAGCCGCATCAATCAAAAAGAAAAACCACGACACAAATTAAATGGCGAATTGCTGATGGACAACCAGGATTTGTGCTTTATGCTGAAAGTAAGTAAGCGAACATTGCAGCGCTACCGCAGTTCCGGAAAGCTCCCTTTTAAACGGATAGAGCAAAAAACGTATTATCTGGAATCTGATGTCCATTTATTCATCCGGAACCACTTTGAAGGTGATGTTACTAAAAGTAAAAAGTAA